A stretch of Carnobacterium iners DNA encodes these proteins:
- the truA gene encoding tRNA pseudouridine(38-40) synthase TruA, which yields MRNIKMTIEYDGSRYLGWQKLGDSDKTIQGKIENILSEMTKTTSDIIGSGRTDAGTHARGQIANFKTTSNMELIAMRDHLNTYLPRDIVVKKLEEVPERFHARYNATGKQYSYYVWNTPVPSAFERTYSYHHPEQLDVTKMNEACKILTGTHDFIGFSSLKKTKKSTVRTIKEITIHKEGDLLHFTFIGDGFLYKMIRIIMGTLLEIGIGKMSPEHIDTLFESGIRSDAGMTVPAQGLFLDEVFY from the coding sequence ATGAGAAATATTAAAATGACCATCGAGTATGATGGTAGTCGATATTTAGGATGGCAAAAACTCGGAGATTCAGACAAGACTATTCAAGGTAAAATAGAAAACATCTTGTCTGAAATGACAAAAACGACTAGTGATATTATTGGCTCAGGTCGTACAGATGCAGGAACCCATGCTAGAGGGCAGATAGCTAATTTTAAAACGACATCTAACATGGAACTAATCGCTATGAGAGACCATCTAAATACCTATCTTCCGCGTGATATTGTCGTTAAAAAACTAGAGGAGGTTCCAGAAAGGTTCCATGCTCGCTATAATGCTACTGGAAAACAATACAGTTATTACGTCTGGAACACTCCTGTCCCTTCTGCATTTGAACGCACTTATAGCTACCATCATCCTGAACAACTTGATGTAACTAAAATGAACGAGGCTTGCAAAATACTTACCGGAACACATGATTTTATTGGTTTTTCTTCACTCAAGAAAACAAAAAAATCAACGGTAAGAACTATTAAAGAAATCACCATTCATAAAGAAGGGGATCTCTTGCATTTTACATTTATAGGCGACGGTTTCTTATATAAAATGATTAGGATTATTATGGGAACTTTATTAGAAATCGGGATTGGCAAAATGAGTCCAGAGCACATTGATACCCTTTTTGAGAGTGGAATCAGAAGTGATGCTGGGATGACCGTGCCTGCTCAAGGACTATTTTTAGATGAAGTTTTTTATTAA